The following nucleotide sequence is from Salinispirillum sp. LH 10-3-1.
ATCATCACCGGCTCTTTGCGCGCGCCGTCTTCATCGACAAACTGTGCCCCTAAACGACCAGGCATGGAGAAGTCGAGCTGTATAGTACCGCACTGCCAAGCGCGACCCAAGGAGTCATACAGCGTAAATTCGATTTTCGGCCCATAAAATGCGCCTTCGCCGGGCTGATAGTCAAATTTCAAACCGTTGGCGGTCAGTGCTTCGGCCAAAGCCTGCTCTGACTTGTCCCAAACCTCATCGCTGCCAATGCGCTTTTCAGGGCGTGTCGATAATTTCACATCAATGCTGTCGGCAAAACCGAAGTCGGCGTACACGTCATACACCATTTTGATGCACGCGCTGACTTCCTGCAGAATCTGGCTTTCGGTACAGAATACGTGCGCGTCATCCTGCGTAAAGGAACGCACACGCATCAGACCGTGCAAGGAACCCGAGGGCTCGTTGCGGTGCACGATACCGAATTCAGCCAAGCGATACGGCAGGTCACGGTAGCTTTTCAGGCCCTGATTAAAGATCTGAATGTGGCCGGGGCAGTTCATCGGCTTAACGGCATACGTGCGCTTTTCCGACTCGGTAGCAAAAATGTTGTCGTGGTACTTGTCCCAGTGACCCGACTTCTCCCACATGGAGACGTCCATCACCATGGGTGCACGCACTTCTTCGTATTCGTATTCTTCCAGCTTGTCGCGCACGTACTGCTCAACCACCTGATAAATGGTCCAGCCTTTTTTGTGCCAGAACACCATGCCGGGCGCTTCTTCCTGCCAATGGAAGAGGTCTAACTGCTTGCCCAAGCGGCGGTGGTCACGCTTTTCCGCTTCTTCCAGGCGCAACAAATAAGCAGCCAACTGCTTTTTGTCGGCCCACGCCGTACCGTATACACGCTGCAGCATTTTGTTTTCTGAGTTGCCACGCCAGTAAGCGCCCGACACCTTCATCAATTTAAAGTGATGACAGAAACGCATATTGGGCACGTGCGGGCCACGGCACATGTCGATGTATTCTTCATGATGATACAGGCCCGGCTGATCATCTTTGGCAATGTCTTCTTCTAGGATCGTTTGCTTGTACATCTCACCGCGCTGGGCAAATGTATCGTACGCTTCCTGCCAACTGACCTTCTTCTTAACGACGTCGTAGTTGGTCTTGGCCAGTTCGAGCATGCGCTTTTCGAGGGCTACGATGTCCTCATCGGTGAGCTTGTGCTCCATATCGATGTCGTAGTAAAAGCCGTTGTCGATAACGGGGCCAATGGCCATTTTTACGTCAGGGTACAGTTGCTTGATGGCGTGTCCGAGCAAGTGCGCCGTCGAGTGGCGAATGACGTCCAATCCGGCGTCGTCTTTGGCAGTGATAATGCTCAGATCGGCGTCGTCAGTGATCAGATCACTGGCGTCTTTCTCTACGCCATTCACTTTACCGGCAATGGTCGCCTTGGCTAAACCGGGGCCAATATCTTCGGCAACTTGCAGGATAGTAACGGGATGAGCAAACTCGCGCTTGCTGCCATCAGGAAGAGTAATTACAGGCATAACAGATCTCCAGTGGTGACCCATACCAAGGGCCACTTGTATTGTGCTCAGGACACACTGCTGTGCGTCAAGAACCGTGATATTTTGACCATTCTGTACGACCAGAGCACAAACAAAAAAGGCACAGTCTGGTTAACTGCGCCTTCTTCGTGAATTCTGGTAGGCACGATTGGATTCGAACCAACGACCCCCACCATGTCAAGGTGGTGCTCTAACCAACTGAGCTACGTGCCTAGAATGTGCTGCGCATTTTATCCGGTCTCGGTAAGATGTCAACTGAAAGTAGCTAACAAATTGATTTTCAAAGGGAATCGAGACCGTGAAGGGTCACTACTTACAGGGCCATAGCGATGTCCGCACCCAGTCGCGCGTTGTTCAACACCAACTGAATATTGGCGTCCAATGAACTACCGCCAGTTAACTCCGCTACCCGAGCCAACAAGAATGGTGTTGACGCCTTGCCGCTGACGCCCTGCTCCTCCAGTTCCTGCAACGCCTGCGCTATGGCGCCATCAATCACCGACTTAGGCATGGCGTACTCGGCCGGAATGGGGTTGGCCACCACCACACCACCGTCCAGCCCCATACCCCACTTACTGCGCAAGGCCTCTGCAATGTCTTCTGGCGTGTCCAAGCGGTAATCGACCGCGTGGCCAGACTCACGGGTATAAAACGCCGGTAAGTCATCCGTACCAAAGCCCACCACGGGTACGCCTTGCGTTTCCAAGTACTCGCGAGTCAGGCCAATATCCAATATCGACTTCGCTCCCGCACAGACCACCGCTACCGATGTGCGCGCCAACTCTTGCAAGTCCGCAGAGATATCAAAGCTCGTTTCCGCACCGCGATGCACTCCACCGATGCCGCCAGTAGCAAACACGCGAATGCCAGCGAGTGCGGCCATGATCATGGTGCCCGCAACTGTGGTTGCGCCCATCTTTCCAGCCGCCAACACAAAAGGCATATCACGGCGACTGCATTTGATCACGTCTTGCCCGGCCTTCCCCAACCGGGTAATTTCCGCTTCGGTCAAACCCACCTTTAGCTTGCCATCCATGATTGCCATGGTAGCGGGAATAGCCCCGCGCTGACGAATTTCGGCTTCGACTTTGAGCGCTGTTTCGACATTCTGCGGAAAGGGCATGCCGTGCGAAATGATGGTGGATTCCAGCGCGACGACGGGTTTTCCCGCTGCGATGGCCGCCGCAATTTCAGGGTGAATATCAAGGTATTTTTGCATCTGAAGCCTCCAACAACTGCAATAGGGCAGTTTCTGATAAATGGGGATGTATGGTATGGGCACTGGTGGTTGCCAGTGCAGCAGCGGCCATGGCGAAACGGGCGCTGTGCTCAGCATCCCAGTCTTGCAAGGTAGCGTGTGTGATGGCCGCGAGAGCTGCATCACCGGCGCCGGTCACGTTAACCACCTGCACCGGC
It contains:
- the thrS gene encoding threonine--tRNA ligase translates to MPVITLPDGSKREFAHPVTILQVAEDIGPGLAKATIAGKVNGVEKDASDLITDDADLSIITAKDDAGLDVIRHSTAHLLGHAIKQLYPDVKMAIGPVIDNGFYYDIDMEHKLTDEDIVALEKRMLELAKTNYDVVKKKVSWQEAYDTFAQRGEMYKQTILEEDIAKDDQPGLYHHEEYIDMCRGPHVPNMRFCHHFKLMKVSGAYWRGNSENKMLQRVYGTAWADKKQLAAYLLRLEEAEKRDHRRLGKQLDLFHWQEEAPGMVFWHKKGWTIYQVVEQYVRDKLEEYEYEEVRAPMVMDVSMWEKSGHWDKYHDNIFATESEKRTYAVKPMNCPGHIQIFNQGLKSYRDLPYRLAEFGIVHRNEPSGSLHGLMRVRSFTQDDAHVFCTESQILQEVSACIKMVYDVYADFGFADSIDVKLSTRPEKRIGSDEVWDKSEQALAEALTANGLKFDYQPGEGAFYGPKIEFTLYDSLGRAWQCGTIQLDFSMPGRLGAQFVDEDGARKEPVMIHRAILGSLERFIGILIEEYAGALPVWLSPEQVVVCNITDNQADYCKKVEKELKALGFRAQADLRNEKIGFKIREHTLQKVPYIVVIGDKEMASEQVAVRTRQGEDLGAMPLSDFVAKLSAESALLGRKQQ
- a CDS encoding pseudouridine-5'-phosphate glycosidase; translation: MQKYLDIHPEIAAAIAAGKPVVALESTIISHGMPFPQNVETALKVEAEIRQRGAIPATMAIMDGKLKVGLTEAEITRLGKAGQDVIKCSRRDMPFVLAAGKMGATTVAGTMIMAALAGIRVFATGGIGGVHRGAETSFDISADLQELARTSVAVVCAGAKSILDIGLTREYLETQGVPVVGFGTDDLPAFYTRESGHAVDYRLDTPEDIAEALRSKWGMGLDGGVVVANPIPAEYAMPKSVIDGAIAQALQELEEQGVSGKASTPFLLARVAELTGGSSLDANIQLVLNNARLGADIAMAL